In Candidatus Cybelea sp., the sequence AACCGAGAGGAATGCAGCGGTGAAACTGATCGGCGTAGTGATCCGTTATCGCGCGTTGAAAGGTATTATGAGAGCACGCGGTAAGGACTAGCGCGGTAAGGATTAGCGCGGTCAAGATCCTATTGAGGCGGCTGAAATTCACTAAAGAGTATCTTCGCCACTAAAGCGCTCTGAACCTAACTTATGATTCTCCGGCAAGATCCTGCTAAAATTGCCTTGCAATCGCAAATGGCTGGCGCGTGTCGGATACCGGCCGCGACGATATGCCGTGCCGGGGCGAGCAGTGGGAATGTCTTCAGCGCAGACTGGCGCGTGAGATAGGGCGGTCACGCAGTAGAAGCGCGCGCGCCGCCAGAAGTGCCAGCCGCATGAGACGGCCCGTCCTACTCTTGGCACTGTGGATCTTGCTAATCGCATTGACCCCCGCGCCGTCGACAAATTTGCGCGGCGCGCCGACTCCGGCGGAAGTCCAGCTGCTTGGCGCGATGAAACTGTGGGGAGACGTGAAGTTCTTCGACCCGCAGATTGCTAGTGGCGCCGTCGACTGGGATGCGGCATTCATGAACGCCGAGCCGGCTATACTCGCGGCGACATCACGCGAGTCGTACAGCTCCGCGATCGCCGGACTTCTCGCGCCGCTTCACGACCCGGCGAGTCCGGGCGTGCTTTGGCGGACGCTAGCGGAAACGCCGCCAGGAGAAACCCATATAGCAACGCCGTTTCTGCCTATTTTCGCTATGCTGCTAGTGTAGTGAGTTAGAAGTTCGTTCGCAAACCTTTACCACTTTATCCAGGATCATGTCGGCGGTAGCGGTCCACACGAACGGTTTGGGGTTCTTGTTACGTTGTCGGACGTAGGCGCGGATTTCCCGCTCGAGTTGCGCC encodes:
- a CDS encoding IS630 family transposase, whose amino-acid sequence is HPRFHLHFTPTSASWLNLVERFFAEITQRRIRNGSFTGVAQLEREIRAYVRQRNKNPKPFVWTATADMILDKVVKVCERTSNSLH